CATGCATAGCTTTCTATCTTATAGTAATATGTTTTCTGAGTTCAGAGCGTTCACTACTAGCCTGGATACAGTAACAATATCAAAAAACATACATATGACCATGGAAGTTCCTGAGTGGAAGGCTGCCgtcatggaagaaatgagagctcttgaAAAGAATAATATGTGGGACCATGTGGCTCCTCCTAAAGGGCATAAAACAGTTGGGTAAAAATAGGTGTTTACTTTGAAGTATAAATCTGATAGAACTTTTGACAGATACAAGGccagacttgtagcaaaagggtttactcaaactTATGGGATAGATTATTCTGAGACTTTCTCTCCGGTAGCGAAGTTAAATACAGTTCGAGTCCTTTTTGTGGTAGCTAATAAAGACTGGTCTCTCCATCAACTTGATGTGAAAAATGCATTTCTGAATGGTGAATTAGAAGAGGTTTATATAAGTTCTCCTAGTTTTGAAACTCAGTTTGATCATCAGGTTTGTAAACTAAGGAAGTCTTTGTATGGTTTGAAATAGTCCCCTAGAGTGTGGTTTGACAGGTTTATTACCTTTGTTAAGTCCCAATGTTTTACTCAGGGACACTCTGATCACACATTTTTCACAAAAATGTCAGTATCAGGGAAAATTGTTGTTCTAATTGTGTGTGTGGATGATATTGTCTTGTCAGGAGATGATACTGTTGAGATTATcaggctgaaaaagaaaatgactAACGAGTTTGTGATTAAGGATCTTGGGAATCTAAAGTATTTCCTTGAAATGGAGGTGGCAAGATCAAGAGAAGGGATCTCTATCTCTCAACGGAAATACACTCTTGACCGGTTAAAAGAAATGAGTATGATTGGATGTAGACCTGCTGACAGTCCTGTAGAATTCAATGCTAAACTGGGAGATTTGTTGACAAAGTTCCTATTGATAAAGACAGGTACCAACATCTAGTGGGAAAATTGATTTACTTATCCCACACTAGATCAAATCTTTCCTATGCTGTCAATGTTGttagtcagtttatgcaggTATCCTACGAGGAACATATGGAAGCTGTGAATCGGATtctgagatatttgaaaacGACTCGAGGTAAAGGTCTAATGTTCAGGAAAACTGAAGGCTTATATCGACTCTAATTGGGCAGGATCTGTTATTGACAGAAAATCTACCTCTGGATACTGTACTTTTGTGTGGGGTAACCTAGTTACTTGGAGAAGTACGAAGCAAGGTGGTGTTGCTAGAAGTAGTGTTGAAGCAGAATACAAAGCTATGAGTTTGGGAatctgtgaagaaatctggttgaagaaagttctTTATGATCTTCATCAAGATAGTGATTTACCTATGAaattctattgtgataacaaagcGGCTGTAAGCATAGCCAACAATCCTGTGTAACATGGTAGAACAAAACATGTGAAGATCGATAGACACTTTGTAAAAGAGAAACTGGACAATAATAGTATCCGTATTCCTTACATTTCATCTAGTCAATAAGTTGATATTTTCACAAGGATTACTAAGGTAGAGCTTTGACTcttgtgttagcaagttgggtttGATTGACATCTACGCCCCAACTtaagggggagtgttgaaaataagaGGCTGTGTTGTGAGTTTAGCCCCAAGGGTATTTTAGtactttattttatcctagtttttccttttctgtATTAGGGCTTGCTAGAGCTATATATCTTGGTCATCTCTTGTATTGTGTAGAGTTGAAAGtaataaaaagtaattttttatcgtggtttttctccttgtactagggtttccacgtaaatctTGTGTTCCCTATCTCTATCTTTTAATAATGTGTTTCAAGATCTTGTTATGTTTCCcgtcttttttttcccctccttGTATCCcttaacattttcctttttcattatcAATGAGTTGTTTCTTGTTCCGAGATAAAAACGTTTTGTCCCTCAGTTTCCTGGTCTACTTACTCCAACACCTTCTGCCATGGTTGTCAGTGCAGTTAAAGTAGGTCCTATGGCAGCTTTTCCCTTGTCCATCTATATTGGCTGCTGATTCTGTCTGGTGAAACACGTCAACCTTCCTCTTCATATTCGTTTCATCAACTGGTGCATCCCGTCCCACATCAATTGAATTTCATTCTCCAAGTGTTTTGCACAAAATTCTCCTCAACAAATTCTAGATGATTCTCCCTCTTGCTTTGTAGCCTACCACTTCGACGAAACTCAAGCGCAATTGTACAAAACAAGTAGTCACAAACAAATGGAGGATTCAAAAGCTCTTGATCTCCTGCTAGTTCCTCAATCTACTAGAAATATCTGTTTATAGCCTTCAAAACTCACCGATACTTGATTCTGAATTTCCGACACGAGGTGGAATTGTGGCAGTTTAACTTTCCTATAAATAAACGAAGAAGAAttcgtttatatatatatatatatatatatatatatcattaattCAAGCATATGGGGTTGGAGAATTCAAACTTctaaactaagaattcaaaCTTCAAACCTCTTAATTTAGAGTATATGATTAACCAAGTTGAATAATGCTTAGTGCTTAGTTTAAATGTTCTCTGCGATTGTAATCAGTTTTTGACAGATTCATAAAGAAATTCAATTCTACCTGATAATGTTCTCCTGCGATATCGTTTTGGGCAGAGTTTTGTTATTCTTTCAGCAATgatatgttttcttttaaatgttCTGAAGTAATCAATTATTTTTGTGAATCAAAGGAGTATCATGACAATATTGGAGATCTTGATGGACCAGAGGAGAAAGAGCGAACA
The nucleotide sequence above comes from Benincasa hispida cultivar B227 chromosome 3, ASM972705v1, whole genome shotgun sequence. Encoded proteins:
- the LOC120073123 gene encoding uncharacterized mitochondrial protein AtMg00810-like, giving the protein MSVSGKIVVLIVCVDDIVLSGDDTVEIIRLKKKMTNEFVIKDLGNLKYFLEMEVARSREGISISQRKYTLDRLKEMSMIGCRPADSPVEFNAKLGDLLTKFLLIKTGILRGTYGSCESDSEIFENDSRKSTSGYCTFVWGNLVTWRSTKQGGVARSSVEAEYKAMSLGICEEIWLKKVLYDLHQDSDLPMKFYCDNKAAVSIANNPV